The following proteins come from a genomic window of Companilactobacillus pabuli:
- a CDS encoding TIGR00282 family metallophosphoesterase gives MKILFVGDVVGSVGIKAIETYLPEIKKKVKPQLTIVNGENAAGGKGTKEPDYQKITRAGADVVTGGNHTWDKREILDFIDDPKKNILRPYNFPGKNVPGRGFIEINVNSKKVYVINMMGTAMMRALDNPFLAADDLLKTLDDDAIKFVDFHAETTSEKIAFANYMVGRVSAVVGTHTHVQTNDAQVINKQTALLTDVGMTGSYDGILGDKKEPIINNFLTQRPNRFDVDEDGRMQINFCVVEVNDKTNNARSIKNYVITPNNQTFLN, from the coding sequence ATGAAAATACTCTTTGTAGGAGATGTCGTAGGTTCTGTCGGCATTAAGGCAATTGAAACGTATCTACCTGAAATCAAAAAGAAGGTTAAGCCACAACTAACCATCGTTAACGGTGAAAATGCTGCTGGTGGTAAAGGAACCAAAGAACCTGACTATCAAAAGATCACTCGTGCTGGAGCTGACGTGGTCACAGGAGGAAATCATACTTGGGATAAACGTGAAATTTTAGACTTCATCGATGATCCTAAGAAAAATATTTTACGTCCATACAATTTCCCTGGTAAAAATGTTCCTGGTCGTGGCTTCATCGAAATCAATGTCAATTCTAAAAAAGTCTACGTCATCAACATGATGGGAACAGCTATGATGCGTGCACTTGATAATCCATTTTTAGCCGCTGATGATTTGTTGAAGACTTTGGACGATGATGCTATCAAATTCGTTGACTTCCATGCTGAAACAACTAGTGAAAAGATTGCTTTTGCCAATTATATGGTTGGTCGTGTCTCAGCAGTTGTCGGAACTCACACTCACGTTCAAACTAACGATGCACAAGTTATCAACAAGCAAACGGCACTCTTGACTGATGTTGGGATGACCGGTTCATATGACGGTATCCTAGGTGACAAAAAAGAACCAATCATCAATAATTTCTTAACCCAAAGACCTAACCGCTTCGATGTTGATGAAGATGGTCGCATGCAGATTAATTTCTGTGTTGTTGAAGTCAATGACAAAACGAACAATGCACGTAGTATCAAAAATTATGTAATCACACCAAATAATCAAACTTTCTTGAATTAA
- the mutS gene encoding DNA mismatch repair protein MutS yields MPQKTKETPMMEQYLEYKKQYPDAFLLYRVGDFYEMFYDDAVKGSQILELTLTSRNKKADEGIPMCGVPHHAIEGYIDTLVDKGYKVAVCDQLENPADAQGKMVKRGVTRVVTPGTIMDKANQAKENNYITAITAHKDVFGLAYADLSTGEVKVTSVKSQLDLTNELQNLDTKETVVSGSFPQKYLDQLRKYGILISKLDELDDNYSFDFSQISSDQEVDTVKLLISYLIKTQMRSLDHLKPAQSYETSAYLLMDHSAQSNLELFKNIRTNKKSGTLLWLLDETKTAMGSRLLKQWLARPLISVDKLKERQHFVQVFLDNYFQRSSFQDYLTKVYDLERLAGRVAYGTVNGRDLIQLKTSLQQVPEIKSILLDIGDDELTAFVEKIDEVADIRDLIDQAIVEEAPISVTGGGLIKEGYNDQLDQYLDASKNGKKWLATLKAKEQDETGINNLKIGYNKVFGYYIEVSRANIDKVPEDRYTRKQTLVNAERYITPELKEKESMILEAEEKSKGLEYHLFDHIRQKIKDQIRRIQALANILSQLDVLQSFAVVSEDYHYIAPEFVDKHELKITNGRHPVVEKVLSNNSYIPNDVNFDKDTDILLITGPNMSGKSTYMRQLALTVIMAQIGCFVPAESAKLPIFDHIFTRIGAADDLISGDSTFMVEMREANDALKNATENSLIIFDEIGRGTATYDGMALAQAIIEYIDKNVHAMTMFSTHYHELTELESQLPGLKNVHVDASEENGDLVFLHKVLPGPADKSYGIHVAKLAGLPEEVLNSASKILSSLEETSVHTTTSESIHEPAAPKPVEKVKEQPEVVDTVDDDEQQLSLFPEPKPTTKKISTKESQVVKEISEQDLMGITPIEAINLLYKWQKKLK; encoded by the coding sequence ATGCCTCAAAAAACTAAAGAAACACCAATGATGGAGCAATATCTGGAGTATAAGAAACAATACCCAGATGCTTTTTTGTTATATCGAGTTGGTGACTTTTATGAAATGTTTTACGACGATGCTGTCAAAGGTTCACAGATTCTCGAACTAACTTTGACATCTCGCAACAAAAAAGCTGATGAGGGTATTCCAATGTGTGGAGTGCCACATCACGCAATCGAAGGATATATCGACACCCTTGTGGATAAAGGTTACAAAGTTGCTGTTTGTGATCAACTAGAAAATCCTGCTGATGCCCAAGGTAAAATGGTCAAACGTGGTGTAACTCGAGTAGTTACTCCTGGAACTATTATGGACAAAGCTAACCAAGCTAAGGAAAATAACTACATCACAGCTATCACAGCTCATAAAGATGTCTTTGGATTGGCGTATGCCGACTTATCCACTGGTGAAGTCAAAGTTACTTCAGTCAAAAGTCAGTTAGATTTAACTAATGAATTGCAAAATCTCGATACTAAAGAAACAGTTGTCTCAGGTAGTTTCCCACAAAAATACCTCGACCAATTGCGCAAATACGGTATCTTAATTTCTAAATTAGATGAGTTAGATGACAATTACAGTTTTGATTTCTCACAGATTTCAAGTGACCAAGAAGTCGATACTGTTAAGCTATTGATCAGTTATTTGATTAAAACTCAAATGCGTTCACTCGACCATTTGAAGCCAGCTCAATCATATGAAACTTCCGCTTATTTATTGATGGACCATTCCGCTCAAAGCAATTTGGAACTGTTCAAAAATATTCGAACTAATAAAAAATCTGGAACACTCTTGTGGCTATTAGATGAAACTAAAACTGCCATGGGAAGTCGACTACTCAAACAATGGTTAGCCAGACCTTTGATCTCAGTCGATAAGTTAAAAGAGCGTCAACATTTTGTCCAAGTATTCTTAGATAATTATTTCCAAAGATCATCATTCCAAGATTATTTAACAAAAGTTTATGACCTTGAACGTTTGGCTGGTCGAGTAGCTTATGGGACTGTCAACGGTCGTGATTTGATTCAACTGAAGACGTCTTTGCAACAAGTACCGGAAATTAAGTCAATCTTATTAGACATCGGTGATGACGAATTGACAGCCTTTGTGGAAAAAATCGACGAAGTAGCCGATATCCGTGATTTAATCGACCAAGCTATCGTTGAAGAAGCACCAATTTCTGTTACCGGCGGGGGCTTGATCAAGGAAGGTTACAACGACCAACTTGACCAATATCTCGATGCTTCAAAGAATGGTAAGAAGTGGTTGGCTACATTAAAAGCTAAGGAACAAGACGAGACTGGTATCAACAATTTGAAGATTGGCTACAACAAAGTCTTTGGTTACTATATCGAAGTCAGTCGGGCCAATATCGACAAAGTTCCAGAAGACCGCTATACCAGAAAACAAACTTTGGTCAACGCTGAACGCTACATCACACCGGAACTAAAAGAAAAAGAGAGCATGATCCTAGAAGCTGAAGAGAAGTCGAAAGGTTTGGAATATCACTTATTTGACCACATTCGTCAAAAAATCAAAGACCAAATCAGACGTATTCAAGCGCTAGCTAATATTTTGTCACAACTCGATGTCCTCCAAAGTTTTGCGGTCGTCAGTGAAGATTACCACTACATCGCTCCAGAATTTGTGGATAAACATGAGCTAAAAATTACTAACGGACGTCATCCAGTTGTGGAAAAAGTCTTGAGTAATAACAGCTACATTCCAAATGATGTCAATTTTGACAAAGACACTGATATTTTGTTGATAACTGGGCCCAATATGTCCGGTAAGAGTACTTACATGCGGCAATTAGCTTTGACCGTCATCATGGCTCAAATCGGATGTTTCGTTCCTGCTGAGAGTGCTAAGTTGCCGATTTTTGACCACATCTTCACGAGAATTGGTGCTGCCGATGATTTGATTTCTGGTGACAGTACTTTCATGGTCGAAATGCGTGAAGCTAATGATGCTTTGAAGAACGCTACGGAAAACAGTTTGATCATTTTTGATGAAATTGGTCGTGGAACGGCTACTTATGATGGAATGGCACTAGCTCAAGCAATCATCGAATACATCGACAAAAACGTTCATGCGATGACGATGTTCTCAACTCACTATCACGAATTGACTGAACTAGAAAGTCAATTGCCAGGATTGAAAAATGTTCACGTTGATGCTTCCGAAGAAAATGGTGACTTAGTCTTCTTGCACAAAGTTTTGCCTGGACCTGCAGATAAGTCTTACGGAATCCACGTTGCTAAATTAGCTGGATTGCCGGAAGAAGTTTTGAACAGTGCCAGCAAGATTTTGAGTAGTTTAGAAGAAACTTCGGTTCATACGACAACTTCTGAAAGTATCCATGAACCAGCTGCTCCTAAACCAGTCGAAAAAGTCAAAGAACAACCAGAGGTAGTTGACACAGTAGATGACGACGAACAACAATTGTCGCTTTTCCCAGAACCAAAACCAACTACTAAGAAAATATCCACTAAAGAATCACAAGTGGTAAAAGAAATTTCTGAACAAGATTTAATGGGTATCACCCCAATTGAAGCCATTAACTTACTTTACAAATGGCAAAAGAAACTCAAATAA
- a CDS encoding AAA family ATPase — MDNLTISKIHIKNFRSIQDSTINLKKESILVGKNNIGKTSIIDIFSSINNIKITDFNIKLLERIIENKNSPDKLTTDDSLEFEITYEWKNLSIDYWELLSNISNNGKTTVLVKFSIPKENYQLIQNISDVNDLLNLFTRDIYIGSEDDFKNERQQYVTASNSLIHKLIPNLYNLDTIQPGNILLYPIKAFRYVDSGKESNQETTANQFSDEVTNLILSNESGKNALNDIQKKIDEDVQPTLGSLQNELKRFSYPKNQKNPLKAILTIDKWIESPTVRIAQVFDKLQGFELPLNAQGLGYQNIYNIIARINNLFSKMAKNNLKIQYF, encoded by the coding sequence ATGGACAACTTAACCATTTCTAAAATTCATATTAAAAATTTCAGATCGATTCAAGATAGTACAATAAATTTAAAAAAAGAATCGATATTAGTGGGTAAAAATAATATAGGAAAAACTAGTATTATCGATATCTTTTCTTCTATCAATAATATAAAAATAACAGATTTTAATATTAAATTACTTGAAAGAATCATAGAAAACAAAAATTCCCCAGACAAACTCACGACAGATGATTCATTGGAGTTTGAAATCACTTATGAATGGAAAAACTTGTCAATCGATTATTGGGAACTTTTAAGTAATATCTCCAATAATGGCAAAACAACAGTTTTGGTTAAATTTTCAATTCCAAAGGAAAATTACCAATTAATACAAAACATATCAGACGTAAATGATTTACTCAATTTATTTACTAGAGATATCTATATTGGATCTGAGGATGATTTTAAAAACGAGAGGCAACAATATGTGACAGCTTCAAATAGTCTAATTCACAAATTAATACCCAATTTATATAACTTGGATACAATACAGCCTGGTAATATTTTACTGTATCCGATTAAAGCTTTTCGATATGTGGACAGCGGAAAGGAAAGCAATCAAGAAACAACTGCTAATCAATTTTCAGATGAGGTTACAAACTTAATACTATCTAATGAATCTGGTAAAAATGCCCTAAATGATATTCAAAAAAAAATAGATGAAGATGTTCAACCAACATTAGGAAGCCTTCAAAACGAATTAAAAAGATTTTCTTATCCTAAAAATCAAAAAAATCCTTTAAAAGCTATATTAACAATTGATAAATGGATTGAAAGTCCAACGGTACGAATAGCTCAAGTATTCGATAAACTACAAGGATTCGAACTTCCATTGAATGCTCAA